In the Gossypium arboreum isolate Shixiya-1 chromosome 10, ASM2569848v2, whole genome shotgun sequence genome, one interval contains:
- the LOC108465098 gene encoding uncharacterized protein LOC108465098 → MLRRYHSDPAHVVPVAEIDVQTDLTFEEEPVQILARDVKVLRRKSVPLVKVLRRNHGERKPFGSQRRCRTPSCWIELGERHVLGPELVNSRLIRDRLNAAFDRQKSYTDLKRKETEYSVGDFVFLKVSPRKKVKALERIRGFGSRGGYNCLIGNPQAQMDRCDRGLGGGHST, encoded by the exons ATGTTACGGCGCTATCATTCTGATCCTGCTCATGTCGTGCCAGTCGCAGAAATCGACGTTCAAACTGATTTGACCttcgaggaagagcctgtgcagatactggctcgagatgttaaggtcctCAGAAGAAAATCTGTCCCATTGGTGAAGGTGCTTCGGCGTAATCATGGAGAGAGGAAGCCatttgggagccagaggag gtgtcgcacTCCTTCGTGTTGGATAGAGTTAGGCGAGCGGCATGTTTTGGGCCCTGAGTTGGTTAATTCGAGATTAATTCGAGATAGATTGAATGCAGCATTTGACAGACAGAAGTCATATACGGATCTGAAACGTAAGGAAActgagtattctgtgggagatTTTGTCTTTCTGAAGGTCTCGCCACGGaagaag GTTAAAGCATTGGAGAGAATACGTGGTTTTGGTTCAAGAGGCGGCTACAATTGTTTGATTG gaaatccccaggcACAGATGGATCGATGCGACAGAGGACTTGGTGGTGGCCACTCGACGTAG